Below is a window of Mycolicibacterium chitae DNA.
TGGAGCAAGGGCAACTGGTCGGAGAAGGTCCGGCCGATGGCGCGGCACTGGGCCGAGGTGGGGTTCGGCACCCCGGTGGTGCTGCACCTGTTCTACGTCGTCAAGATCCTGCTGTACATCCTCGGCGCCTGGCTGGTGGTGTTGTCCACCGCCGGCATCGACGGCTTCACCGCCGTCGGGCAGTGGTGGACCGAGCCGATCGTCTTCCAGAAGGTCGTGCTCTACACCATGCTGTTTGAGGTGGTCGGGCTGGGCTGCGGCTTCGGGCCCCTGAACAACCGCTTCTTCCCGCCGCTGGGGTCGATCCTGTATTGGTTGCGGCCCAACACCATTCGGCTGCCGCCGTGGCCGGGCCGGGTGCCGTTCACCGCCGGCGACAACCGCGGACCGGTCGACGTGGCGCTCTACGCGGCGCTGCTCGTCGCGCTGCTGATCGCGCTGTTCTCCGACGGGACCGGACCCATCCCGGCGCTCGACACCGACGTCGGGGTGCTGCCGCTGTGGCAGATCTGGACCATCCTGGGACTGCTGGCCGCTGCGGGACTGCGGGACAAGGTGATCTTCCTGGCCGCCCGCGGCGAGGTGTACGCGGCGTTCACCGTGGCGTTCCTGTTCGGCGGTGTCGACATGATCATCGCCGCCAAGCTGGTCTGCGTGGTGATCTGGGTCGGCGCCGCGTCGTCCAAGCTGACCAAGCACTTCCCGTTCGTGATCTCGACGATGATGTCCAACAGCCCGATCGTGCGGCCCCGCGCGCTGAAACGGCTGTTCTTCGAACGCTTTCCGGATGACCTGCGGCCCGGCCGGCTGTCCCGGGTCGTCGCGCATTTCAGCACGGCGGTGGAGATGTTGGTCCCGCTGGTCCTGCTGTTCTCCCATGGCGGCTGGCCCACCGCGATCGCCGCGCTCGTCATGGTGTGCTTCCACCTCGGCATCCTGACGGCGATCCCGATGGGCGTGCCGCTGGAGTGGAACGTCTTCATGATCTTCTGCGTCCTCACGTTGTTCGTGGGGCACGCGGGGATCGGGCTCGCTGACATGACCGGCCCGCTGCCGGTGCTGCTGTTCGCGGCCATGGTCATCACGGTGACGCTGGGAAACCTGTTCCCGCGCAAGGTGTCCTTCCTGCCGGGGATGCGCTACTACGCCGGCAACTGGGACACCACGCTGTGGTGCCTCAAGCCGTCGGCCGCCGACAAGATCGACCAGCACCTGGTGGCCATCGCCAGCATGCCGCAGGCGCAGTTGGAGAAGGTCTACGGCAGCCCGGAGGCCGCGCAGATCCCGCAGTACCTCGGCTACGCGTTCCGCGCCTTCAACACCCACGGCCGGATGATGTTCACGCTGGCGCACCGCGCCATGGCCGGGCCCGGCGGTACCGACTCGCCGGAGGACTACGTGATGACCGACGGCGAGCGGATCTGCTCGACGGCCATCGGCTGGAACTTCGGCGACGGCCACATGCACAACGAGCAGTTGATCGCCGCGATGCAGAAGCGCTGCCGGTTCGAGCCCGGGGAGGTGCGGGTGGTGCTCATCGACGCCCAGCCCATCCACCGGCAGACCCAGCGCTACCGGCTGGTCGACGCGGCCACCGGCGAATTCGAGACCGGCTACATCAACGTCGCCGACGCGGTGACCCGCCAACCCTGGGACGACCAGGTGCCGGTCCACGTCGACCGGCGCGACTAGCGGTTGCGCAGCGCCTCGGCGATCGGGGTGTCGCCGTTGTTGAACTCGATGGTGCGTCCCACGGTGCCGTCGTCGGCCAGCGCCGCGGCGACGACGGCCGCCACGTCGGCCCGGGTCACCTTGCCCGAGGCGGTGCGCTGCCCGCCGACCTCGATGCGCCCGGTCGGCGGATCGAGGGTCAACGCACTCGGGCCCAGGATGGTCCAGTCGAGGTCGCTGGCCCGCAGGTGCGCGTCGGTGGCGGCCTTGGCCTGCGCGTAGGGGAAGAACGAGCTGTCCTCGGCGACGCCGTGGTCGGGACCGGCGCCGAAGTAGGACACCATCACGAAGCGCTTGGTGCCGGCCTGCGCGGCGGCGTCGATGACGCGGATCGCCGCGTCGCGGTCCACCGCGTAGGTGCGGGCCGGGTTGCCGCCGCCGGCGCCCGCGGTGAACACCACGGCGTCGTGCCCGGCGATCGACTCGGTGAGTTCGGCGACGCCGAGGGCCTCGATGTCGCCGACCACGGGCTGGGCGCCCGTGACGGCGACCTCCTCGGAGTGGTCGGGATTGCGGAACACCGAGGTGACGCGGTCGCCGCGCTCGTTGAGGATCGGGGACAGCAGCAGCGCCACCTTGCCGTGGCCGCCGAAGACGATGACGTTGGACATACTTACCGAGCGTACGGACGCACACGGTAGAACCAAGGGGGCCACGAATTTCGCACCCGGAATTTGTTGCGGTGGCCCCTGGTGCTAAGAACGATTGATCAACCAACTAATTAGTTGAGAGGAGAGGTCCATGGCGGAAGCCGTGATCGTGGAGGCCGTTCGTTCGGCGGTAGGTAAGCGCAACGGCGCTCTGGCGGGGGTGCACCCGGCCGAACTGTCGGCGCAGGTGCTCAACGCCCTCGTCGAGCGCGCCGGTGTCGATCCCGCACTGGTCGACGACGTCATCTGGGGCTGCGTCATGCAGGCCGGTGAGCAGGCCCTGGACATCGCGCGCACCGCGGTGCTGACCGCCGGATGGCCCGAGACGGTGCCCGGCGTGACCGTGGACCGCCAGTGCGGTTCCAGCCAGCAGTCGCTGCACTTCGCCGTCTCCGGTGTGGTCGCCGGCCACTACGACGTCGTCGTCGCCGGTGGCGTCGAGTCGATGTCGCGCACCCCCATGGGCTCCTCGCTGGCCAACGGCGGCAACCCGTACGGCGAGTCGTTCAAGGCCCGCTACGCCCAGACCCCCAACCAGGGTGTCGGCGCCGAGATGATCGCCGAGCAGTGGGGCTTCAACCGCACCCAGCTCGACGAGTTTTCCCTGCGGTCGCACGAGAAGGCCGCGGCCGCACAGGATTCCGGTGCGTTCAAGGACCAGATCGTGGGCATCAAGACCAAGGACGCCGACGGCAACGACACCGTGGTGCTCGAGGACGGCGGCATCCGCCGTGGCGGCACCGTCGAGAAGATGGCCGGCATCAAGCCCGCGTTCAAGGAGGACGGCGTGATCCACGCCGGTAACTCCAGCCAGATCTCCGACGGCTCGGCCGCGCTGCTGGTCATGTCCGCGGAGAAGGCCAAGGAACTGGGCCTCAAGCCGCTGGCCAAGGTGCACACCGCGGTGCTCGCCGGCGCCGACCCGGTGATCATGCTGACCGCGCCGATCCCGGCCACCCAGAAGGCGCTGAAGAAGTCGGGCCTGAGCGTCGACCAGATCGGTGCCTTCGAGGTCAACGAGGCCTTCGCGCCGGTGCCCATGGCCTGGCTCAAGGACATCGGTGCCGACGAGAAGAAGCTGAACCCCAATGGCGGCGCCATCGCGCTGGGCCACCCGCTGGGCGGCTCCGGTGCCCGCATCCTGACCACGCTGCTGTACCACATGCGGGACAACAACATTCAGTACGGTCTGCAGACGATGTGTGAGGGCGGCGGCCAGGCCAACGCCACCATCCTCGAGCTGCTGTGACCGACGCGACGCAGGACGCCCCCGGCGCGCTGACCGAGCGCCGGGGCAACGTCTTGATCATCACGATCAACCGCCCGGAGGCACGCAACGCGGTCAACGCGGCGGTCAGCACGGCCGTCGGTAACGGTCTGGAGTTGGCGCAGAGCGACCCCGAGATCCGGGCCGTGGTGATCACGGGATCCGGCGACAAGTCGTTCTGCGCCGGCGCCGACCTCAAGGCGATCTCGCGCGGCGAGAACCTCTTTCACCCGGAGCATCCGGAGTGGGGCTTCGCCGGGTTTGTCAGCCACTTCATCGACAAGCCCGTGATCGCGGCCGTCAACGGCACGGCGCTGGGCGGCGGCAGTGAACTGGCGTTGGCCAGCGATCTGGTGGTGGCCGAGGAGCGGGCCAAGTTCGGCCTGCCCGAGGTCAAGCGGGGCCTGATGGCCGCGGCCGGCGGCGTGTTCCGCATCGTCGACCAGCTGCCCCGCAAGGTGGGCCTGGAGCTGATCTTCACCGGCGAGCCGCTGAGCTCGCAGGACGCGCTGCGGTGGGGACTGATCAACGAGGTCGTGCCGGATGGCACGGTCCTCGAGGCGGCCCTGGCGCTGGCCGAACGCATCACGGTCAACGCGCCGCTGGCGGTGCAGGCCTCCAAGCGGGTGGCCTACGGTGCCGAGGACGGTGCGGTGGCCGCGGACCGCGACGACTGGAAGCGCACCTCGCGCGAGATGGGGGCACTGCTGCGCACCGAGGACGCCATGGAGGGTCCGATGGCGTTCGCGCAGAAGCGCGCCCCGGTCTGGAAGGCCAAGTAACAACGCGATTCGGGCGTGATTTCACACGGTGACCGTGTGAAATCACGCCCGATTCGTCTGTGGAGCTAGGCGGCCTCGGTGGTTTCGGTGGCCTCGGCCGACTCCGCCGACTCAGTGGTCTCGGTCGGCTCGGTGGTCTCGGTGGGCTCCGTGGTCTCCGTCGCCTCGGTGGGCTCCGTGGTCTCCGTCGGCGAGGTCGTGGTGGTCGCGGTCGCCGGCAGCGCGTTGTCCGGGGACAGCACCGTGTCGATGATGTAGATCTTGGCGTTGTCGGCGGTGATGCCCGCGCACACGACCTTGGCGGTGTCGTCGACCTTGATATCGCCGCCCTTGCCGGTGACGGTGATCTGCTTGCCCTCCTGCGAGGTCAGCTTGCCGTGCACGTCCTCAGGGCCCAGCAGGCCCAGCGCCATGCTGTAGTAGACCATCGCGGTCAGCCGGGCCGGGTCGGCCTTGAGCGCCTCGAACTCGGCGGGATCAAGCGCGGAGAACGCCTCGTCGGTCGGTGCGAACACGTTGTAGGGGCCGTTGTCGAGCACGCCGACCACGTTGACGGCCGGGTTCAGGCCGCCCGAGATCGCGGCGTTGTAGGTGCTCAGCGACGGGATGCCGGCGATGGCCGCCGAAGCCGGCTGCTTGAACAGCCCGTCGAGCCCGGTGGGCGCCAACTCGGCCTTGATCGCGTCGCAGCCCGAACCGTGCACCTCGGGCGGCTCGATGGTCACCTCGTCCTCGTCGGCGTGGGCGGTGATGGCGGTGGAGATGGCGAGCGCGGCCGCGGCGGCAGCCACGCCAAGGGTCTTCAATCGGATCGTCATTTTGGCTCCTCTCGTCGCTTTTACGTCGTCGGGCCGTCGTCGGCCGTTACTCGTTCGTGATGAGTCTGTGCGGTCGGCGAGACGCAAACTGCGGCATCAAGCCAGCTCAAAGCGTAAGCACAGCGTTTGGTCGCGCCCAAAACGACCAGGTCAGGGCGGCTTTGGTCACGCGAAAAATGCCGAACCTCTACCGTGGAAGCAATGCGCATCCTGGTCACCGGCGCCACCGGATACATCGGTTCCCGCCTGGTGGCCGCGTTGCTGGACGAGGGGCATCACGTCATCGCCGCGGGCCGCGACGCGCGCAAGTTCGACGGCTACGGCTGGCGCGACCGGGTGGAGGTGGTCGCGCTCGACGCGGGGGATCCCGACTCCGTCGCCGCCGCGCTGTCCACGGCGGGGCCGGTGGACGTCGTCTACTACCTGGTCCACGCCATCGGCGCCCCCGACTTCCGGGAGGCCGACAACCGGGCCGCGGCCCACGTCGGCGCGGCGGCCGCGCGGGCCGGGGTCGGCCGCATCGTGTACCTCGGCGGGTTCGTGCCCGACGGCGAGGATCTGTCCGAACACCTCACCGGCCGCGCCGAGGTGGCCGAGGCCCTGCACGTGGACGGCGGCGCCGAGGTGGTGTGGCTGGGGGCGGCGATGATCATCGGGGCGGGTTCGACGTCGTTCGAGATGCTGCGCTACGTGGGGGACCGGTTCCTGCTGATGCCCATGCCGCGCTGGGCGCGCCACCCGATCGACCCGATCTCGATTCGCGACGTGCTGCACTACCTGGTGGCCGCCGCCGGGCCGCAGGTCCGCCCCGGCGCCTACGACATCTGCGGGCCGACCACGACCACCTACGGCGAGCTGATGCACACCTACGCGCGACTTGCCGGGGCGTGGCGGGCCGGCCTGCAGGTGCGCGGCCTGGACACCGCGGTGCTGTCCCGGCTGACGGCGGCGGCGTTGCCGATCCCCGGCGGACTGGCCGCCGATCTGGTTGCCTCCCTTGACTATCCGATGACGGCCTCGCAGCGTCGACTCGACGGTCAGGTGCCCGATCCCGAGGGCGGCCTGCTGGGCATCGACGACGCGATCCGGCGCTCGCTGGAGGGCGATGAGGCCAGACCGGTGGATCGGCTGGCCGATCCGCACCACCTCGCCGACACCGACGCCGCCTGGGCCGGCGGCGACACGCTGCGGATCCAGCGGCTGGCCGCCGCGCTGACCCCGCCGTTCGCCCGGCCCGCGCTGGGTCTGCTCGGTGCGGTGCCCAAGCCGGTCGCCGGTGCGCTGCGGACGGGCCTGGACGCCGTCGCGGACCTGTTCCCGAAGAAGGGGGCGTCGTGACCACCTGGCTCGAGCGGGTGACCGCCGTCGTCGAGACCGCGGCACCGCCGCAGGTGGAGGAGCCCGCGGTGGTGCGGCGCCGGCGCATCGTCGTCGTGATCGGCGGCGTCCTGGGGGCGCTGCTACTGGGCATCTCGCTGACCCGCGAGCCCGGCGATGCGAGCTTCTACTGGCTCACGGCCGCGCTGGCC
It encodes the following:
- a CDS encoding thiolase family protein — its product is MAEAVIVEAVRSAVGKRNGALAGVHPAELSAQVLNALVERAGVDPALVDDVIWGCVMQAGEQALDIARTAVLTAGWPETVPGVTVDRQCGSSQQSLHFAVSGVVAGHYDVVVAGGVESMSRTPMGSSLANGGNPYGESFKARYAQTPNQGVGAEMIAEQWGFNRTQLDEFSLRSHEKAAAAQDSGAFKDQIVGIKTKDADGNDTVVLEDGGIRRGGTVEKMAGIKPAFKEDGVIHAGNSSQISDGSAALLVMSAEKAKELGLKPLAKVHTAVLAGADPVIMLTAPIPATQKALKKSGLSVDQIGAFEVNEAFAPVPMAWLKDIGADEKKLNPNGGAIALGHPLGGSGARILTTLLYHMRDNNIQYGLQTMCEGGGQANATILELL
- a CDS encoding SDR family oxidoreductase, with translation MSNVIVFGGHGKVALLLSPILNERGDRVTSVFRNPDHSEEVAVTGAQPVVGDIEALGVAELTESIAGHDAVVFTAGAGGGNPARTYAVDRDAAIRVIDAAAQAGTKRFVMVSYFGAGPDHGVAEDSSFFPYAQAKAATDAHLRASDLDWTILGPSALTLDPPTGRIEVGGQRTASGKVTRADVAAVVAAALADDGTVGRTIEFNNGDTPIAEALRNR
- a CDS encoding DUF3556 domain-containing protein, translating into MGFLKPDLPVVEFDEWSKGNWSEKVRPMARHWAEVGFGTPVVLHLFYVVKILLYILGAWLVVLSTAGIDGFTAVGQWWTEPIVFQKVVLYTMLFEVVGLGCGFGPLNNRFFPPLGSILYWLRPNTIRLPPWPGRVPFTAGDNRGPVDVALYAALLVALLIALFSDGTGPIPALDTDVGVLPLWQIWTILGLLAAAGLRDKVIFLAARGEVYAAFTVAFLFGGVDMIIAAKLVCVVIWVGAASSKLTKHFPFVISTMMSNSPIVRPRALKRLFFERFPDDLRPGRLSRVVAHFSTAVEMLVPLVLLFSHGGWPTAIAALVMVCFHLGILTAIPMGVPLEWNVFMIFCVLTLFVGHAGIGLADMTGPLPVLLFAAMVITVTLGNLFPRKVSFLPGMRYYAGNWDTTLWCLKPSAADKIDQHLVAIASMPQAQLEKVYGSPEAAQIPQYLGYAFRAFNTHGRMMFTLAHRAMAGPGGTDSPEDYVMTDGERICSTAIGWNFGDGHMHNEQLIAAMQKRCRFEPGEVRVVLIDAQPIHRQTQRYRLVDAATGEFETGYINVADAVTRQPWDDQVPVHVDRRD
- a CDS encoding fasciclin domain-containing protein — protein: MTIRLKTLGVAAAAAALAISTAITAHADEDEVTIEPPEVHGSGCDAIKAELAPTGLDGLFKQPASAAIAGIPSLSTYNAAISGGLNPAVNVVGVLDNGPYNVFAPTDEAFSALDPAEFEALKADPARLTAMVYYSMALGLLGPEDVHGKLTSQEGKQITVTGKGGDIKVDDTAKVVCAGITADNAKIYIIDTVLSPDNALPATATTTTSPTETTEPTEATETTEPTETTEPTETTESAESAEATETTEAA
- a CDS encoding crotonase/enoyl-CoA hydratase family protein is translated as MTDATQDAPGALTERRGNVLIITINRPEARNAVNAAVSTAVGNGLELAQSDPEIRAVVITGSGDKSFCAGADLKAISRGENLFHPEHPEWGFAGFVSHFIDKPVIAAVNGTALGGGSELALASDLVVAEERAKFGLPEVKRGLMAAAGGVFRIVDQLPRKVGLELIFTGEPLSSQDALRWGLINEVVPDGTVLEAALALAERITVNAPLAVQASKRVAYGAEDGAVAADRDDWKRTSREMGALLRTEDAMEGPMAFAQKRAPVWKAK
- a CDS encoding NAD(P)H-binding protein; translated protein: MEAMRILVTGATGYIGSRLVAALLDEGHHVIAAGRDARKFDGYGWRDRVEVVALDAGDPDSVAAALSTAGPVDVVYYLVHAIGAPDFREADNRAAAHVGAAAARAGVGRIVYLGGFVPDGEDLSEHLTGRAEVAEALHVDGGAEVVWLGAAMIIGAGSTSFEMLRYVGDRFLLMPMPRWARHPIDPISIRDVLHYLVAAAGPQVRPGAYDICGPTTTTYGELMHTYARLAGAWRAGLQVRGLDTAVLSRLTAAALPIPGGLAADLVASLDYPMTASQRRLDGQVPDPEGGLLGIDDAIRRSLEGDEARPVDRLADPHHLADTDAAWAGGDTLRIQRLAAALTPPFARPALGLLGAVPKPVAGALRTGLDAVADLFPKKGAS